GAGCTCCTAGTCCCGTGAAGGGGATCCCTTAATATCTTCCGGTGAAATTTCACGCCAGTTGCTGCATCTAATTCTATAGAGGTAAGAATTTGCCTAAGTTAAAGCTGCATTCTGAAGCTTCCCTCCAAGACTGGGGTTTGAACAATATTATGAAATCCAAGCTGCAGATACATTATTCTGCAGGGATATGAGGTTATGAAAACTACACACTTCAAGTGAAGCAGAAGAATGGTGTTTGTTTAGCAAAAGGAATTAGATGTATATGCAACTACTCAGGCATATGATTGTATGTCTTTTATTAACATATGAAAGAGGAAAAGAGGGAGttgaacacaaaaaaaaaagagaaaagaggcAAACAAAGCTTATATTCAGTTGAAAAGTTAAAGAGTATGTGATATACAATTTTTTTGGTTCTTACAATTCCACATAATTCAAGGAAGAAATTTcagtaaattaaaatttgaagtttaaatccttttctttttcaagtaaATCCAGTTATAAAGTAATATTTAGTATCCAAATTAGTAGTTTCTTTGGTCCTTGAATTGTTTCTTGGTCCATATTTGTCCTAGAACttgattatttgtttttaatttgatccttgaACTTAAATTTTGTTGAAGTATGATGATATGAGATTCTAATATTGTGCCATGTTTTCGAAAGATAGTGTGAcataatttgaatagaaaaaatgtcaaatttcaaGATGGATTTGACCAAAAAATtagaaatcaaattttttaaaaaaattgcggGGATTAAAGATGCTTTATTCCTTAATTattatgtaaaagaaaaaaagttgtTACATGTAGGAAACTTGGAAAAGGTTGAATAACAAGTCTATGTTGAGTTTTCGAACTTGGCTCCATATTTTTTACTTAATAGTTTTCCGTACATCTAAGTCTCACCAATGAAGTGGCTGTAGTTTAGTGGTAAGAATTCTACGTTGTGGCCGTAGAGACCTGGGCTCGAATCCCAGCAGccacatttttaatttttcttctcttccttttTCATGAACCTAACAAAAAGCCATAAACCCTAACGGCCCTTGTCTATCCAGTTGAGACCAAAAAACAATGGCACGATTGGCAAATCTAGAGACTGAGTATCCAGTTTTAGATTCCACTGTCCGAAACTTCTGCGCTTCTCATGGCATTTTCTCAGGTCCGTTTATTTCTCTCTGCTAAAAGGGAAAAAGAACCTTTGTTTTCTTCCACTTTTGGTctctaattatataaattttcatgcgAACTGTTTTCAGTTGAAGATTTCCTGATTCATGATCTCTATATGTTAGCTGCTTTTGCGGAACAAAACAATTCTTCTGAGAGATTAAAGGAGGTTATTATCATCAAGGAAAatcttattttatattgtttattttttataattgtagCTAACTATTTTGGGTTTTTTGGGGGGGGTGAGGGGCATATAGGGGATTGCTCAAGTTCTATCTATCATAGATGACATGCATCAGCcatggttgaatggaatggaattgtTGGAAGATGCTAAAAGGAATAAACATGTCTTTCCTACTGGAATTCAAGGGTATAAAAGATTCAAATTTTGCTATGCTAACTTGTAACCTACATTGGGAAGTTTGATTTCTTTACCATCATTAAATACCGTTAATGTAGGATTGATTTGTTACTCGGAGGTGGGATCCGTGTTGGCCAATTAACTGAATTAGTTGGACCATCATCTTCTGGTAAAACACAAGTAAGAACTATCCCCTGTTTTTTATATGCTGAATGCCCTCTTTCGCTGTCAATGAAGTGCTGCTGATAGGTTGAGTTAAACTTAAAACCAATGCTGAAAATGAGATGTGTTTGATTTTATCTATGTAGGTTCTTTGCGTGAGTTCATGATATTGAATGTAACTAATCATATGGGAGTCTCCAATACAGTACGTTATGAAGTGAGAGCCATATGTACTATTAGCTCTTTTCCAATGGTTTTTGTTGAAATATTACAAGGCATACATAATCACAATAATAAATTAGTATTTGAGTTCTGCAGAATGATACCCCAAGTCTATTCATTTCATGATTACACGCAGTTGTTTTTGCTgctttttttacaaatttacttCTGGGTGATAATATTGAGGCTGGCCTATATGTCGCCTCAAAATGTTGCTTTTTATGTCTCTACATTAGGATAAAGTATGTTGTTTTATAGGGGACTAGGGTGAATCAATCAGGTTGTACTTGATCTTGAAAGCGTTCTCATAATGAGACCAGAAGAGCGGCTGTTTTAAAATCTGATTCAAATCTTGGTGACGTTTAGGTTTGCTTGCGAACAGCATCAAATGTTGCAAGGAATCATTTGGTGCTGTACTTAGATACAGGCAACTCGTTTTCACCTCAACGCATTGCCTACTTCCTAGGAAAGACCATTAATCCCTCATCTGCTCAGGTCAAACATTTCATCACTCTTATATTATATTGCTATGTTAGTTTCCTTGTCTTATACCCTTCACCGCGATTGTTGCCTAAAACGGTAACTGATGTTGGCTTCTGCTTATTTATTACCGTGCAGGCCAAAAACCAATTTCTGCAAAAAGTAATGAGCAACATATCATGTCATTCTGTGTTTGACATCTTTGCAATGTTTGACGTGCTACATCAGCTAGAATCTTATTTGAGATGTCAGGTTTCATCTAAACGAAGCACACATACTATTATGCTTTAATTGACTATGATATTCTAGTGTTATTGGTCAAGTGAACGTTGATTCAGGACGGAAGAGGAGGTTGTCAGATGCGATTGCTAATAGTTGATTCAATATCATCGCTGATCTCCCCTGTACTTGGAAGCTCTAGCACACAGGGTATATATGCATGCATCATTATGCTCATCTGCTGAGGCTCTCGATGAATGTTTAGATAGAAGTTTTTTCCTAGTTAAAATGAAAACAAGTGGTTTTCTCTGTTTCCCATGTTTCTTTTTTGTTCATAGGACTCAATATATCATATACTGCTTAATGCTTATGAGGAGTCATAAATTCAAAGTTGATGGATACAGGGCGGGCTTTGATGACATCTGCTGGATATTTGCTTAAAAAGCTAGCACATCAGCATAATCTTGCAGTACTTGTAAGCTTCACTCGATTTTCTTCTGTGCTAGTATGGCTCAGctaataaaaatgcaaatttgaTTACCATCAGTTAAATCTAGTAGCAGTTCTGACCATATAATATAACTATGTCCCTTGGAATAACTATTCCTTAAGATTCTTCTTATTATTATAGATTATCAATCACACGGTAGGTGGTGAGGGAGGGTATTCCAAACCGGCTCTTGGAGATAGCTGGAAGTGCATTCCACATTCAAGGCTTTTCCTCTCCTGTGACCGTGGGAGCAACAACTACAATGTTTCCATTTTAAGACACCCATCCATGGTATGCCCATTTCTTCACGTTTCTAACTCCTCACAATTTACTAGAGCATTGTTTTACATTTACACTTAACCTTTTCCCATTTTACATTAGGCCTCTGGGAAGGCTGCAAGGTTTGTGATCTAGTACCAGCCCATACAGGTGTGGTAGGGACGAAAATACCGGTAAAAATGGAACTGTTTTGTGAGTAAAATACCCTTTGATAACGATTGTACATGGGAAGTGTTCTGTAGTGTAGCTTCTTATGGGAGCTGACTAGCGGTGACGAATGGGAGTGCTTAGCCATTTGTGATCAAATTGTTATTACCGTTGCTGTTAATGACCCAAAGGGAATGGAAAATGGTTGTTGATGGTTCCCATGTTAGCAGGCCATCATGCAGAGGTGACACCGTGTCATCATCTCATGGTCCATATCAACCTTCAGGGTAGTCTCCTTACAGTTCTGTTGAAAAAAGCACTCGCCTTACAAGTTAGTAGTGTGAACACTTATATCTCAAGATCAGCTGAGGCAAGCCAGAAAAAGTTAAGGAGATAAAGCTAACCATTGAACTTTGAAGACATATTGGAGTGAATTTAAATTTGACAGTGACTTATGAAATTTAGACCATTGTCCGTTGTGGGTTTTAATGGATGCGGCCAATAGCCATGTTCTAAGGGGAAAGAAAAGAATGGTGGAGAGAAGACAGAGGAATCATAAAAATGTTGGGGTATGGGGTCAAAAGATAAAAAGCAGTGCATGACTCCAAGGACTAAACACCCATGCCATCAATGTCAATCACATGTACAACACCGGAATTTCATTCATGGAAATTTGGTTCTTAATCATCAAAAGTCAATTTGTTCAAGCACCAGATTATTTGTTCCACTCAACTCACATAACGTTAGGCTTTAAATAGTTTTTCAACTTAAAGTTTGCTTCATTTCacttgaattaatatttaataagtaaaaaaaaaagcgTATTTATATATGTTGATATAAAATACTTTTCACGACCGCCCGAGGATTGTTTCTTGACAAACAAAGTCTTTTTGTTAATTGAAATTTGCCCCACCCAAATTTAATGCATGGATAAGTATAACCGCAGGTATTAATATATTTAGCATTATAAATTATCCGATTTCAGTATTTCCCAAACCcaaatttagtttgcaaattacaaaatttatgaGGATAGGGAATGATTAATTCTCCCTTTGTGATATGTCCTTGCTACACTTTCTAAGATAtgcctcaattaagataattactTGAATTAGTTACGGTCGTTAAAAATTTCGTCAATCTATTAATGGATTGTTAAcatgacattttttttattactaaagCTAAAAATCTCTCTATAATTAATCCAAAatgcttttatttaatttgtttgcaACATAATAATTATCAATTCTCATTATCGCCCAATATCCACCATAAGAACTATCAAATTTCATCACCATCCATCCCCTGCCCCTTTCTATTGCTACTCACTCCGCTGCCCAAGAACCACCTTGCATTTTAATTGATGTTAATGATTTGGTTATTTGCCCGCTGTTGCTTTGTGAAGCTTAGTGCCTTCTACTTAACCAATATTAATCTCGAAAAGAGTTCGAATTTCATGACGTATTGTCTGCGGAGTCTTATTTGCTACTTCGGTTTTTTTTTTCTGCTCTAATGCGCTACGATAATCATGTTTAAGCATGTCTTTTCGTGTTTATATGATCCGAATCCTTGATAAGAACATGGTTTGACTACTTGAATTGTGGCAAACCTACTTTTGTTAGTTTGGACATTATGCTTGATATGAAAGCATCTCAATTCTCAAATGGATGTCAAATCTCTAATTTGCAGTGTTTCTTATTTAAGTCCAAATTATAGTTTTGATTCCTTAATAATGCCCGAATTAAaggtataatttatatttttcatcctTAAAGATCATTATGctatgatgattttttttttgtttcaatgtgaatttttaagaaaaatttttaaaattaaaatgtaaggtAGTTCTTATGAGGCGGGATGGTGGAGTGAAGGGTGATAGAAATAGAGGAATAGAGGATGGGCGACGATGAGAATTGGTGGTTCTTATGGTGGATGTTTGGAGATAATGAGGAATGATAGTTCTTATgttacaaataaacaaaaaaaaatgttttagacTAATTATAGAGAGGTCCTGGCATTAAtcaaatgtaataaaaaaatgtcaCGCCAACAATCTCTTAGTGATTAACGAAATTTTTAATGGTGATGACCAATTtgaataattatcttaattaaaataactaaattgataataaaatttaaaatgaccaaaataaaaacagcCCTATTTTAGAATGATTTGTGGTATAATTAAtgctaaaaattcaaatatttttcctTACAATCAAAAGAAACTTTCTGTCCTTGCCAGATATCATATATGGTATGCCAATCAAAAATGaaatccaaattcaaaatttatttttaaatatagcAAAAGGAGATCTTAAAATAATGCTATGTGAAGCCTTTTTGAccttttttcccttgtattttcTTTATTCAGGCGTCCAAAATTAGTTTAAAAAGATTATCGAAACATTAAGAGCACAAGAGAGAAAAAGTAGTTAAAATTTCAAACCGTCAATGTGATGAGAAATTTGGAATTTATCTCACTTCCACACCTAACCAATTATCTCAACTCCCTTTTGTCCCTTCCAGTGATAATGACcatataaattcataaaatgaAAAGTAGAGGTAGAAACAACGATGCATGCAATTACTCATATCCACTTCATAGTAGATGGTAGTcaaggtaaaataaaaaaaaaagttcaatcaAAATCGTAATGTTtggtttatttgatttttatttgaataataaatatacGTACAATTGTAATATTTGAGGgtttttttagataaataatttaaaaaatttaaaattatgaaactagtataaattattttgaaaaataacttaGTTTTTACTGTATAATAGGTGCTTCCATTTCTCAAGGCGTACTACTCTAAAAAATAGCTCAATAATTACTTCATGATTATAAAAATTATAGGATgaaaaagaattaatttttttgtgcTACCACTTCCCAAGGTGGTACTCggataattttttgtattttcacttgtatttttataattaaacaaaaaaatattttttattatttttggtgtctccTCCTTTAATGGGGgcattaatatatgtaaaaaaaaaattctccctAATGACTACATGAAATGTGGCAGCAccagtattatttttaaaattttttagtgtCGTCACTTCACATAGTGTgtccaaaatttaaattttttagtccCGCCACTTCATGTGGTGTCACCAAAAACAGTAAAATAAATTTCCCTATCCCTACTAAAAATGTGGTGGCAccagtatattttttttatttttttcccaccACTTCATCATATAAAGTCATAAAAacgaataaaaaattattttcttagtCCCTACACCAAATGTAGCGGCACTAggtaactttttttaaatttttagatccCACTTGTAAATGTAACAACATCAAAATCAATATGTTATATAAGGACCTATTCTGGGTACACCATGTGGAGTGGCGGCACAAAAAAAATTTACAGTTATTGGTGCCTCCATTAAAGGAGGCggcaccaaaaataataaaaattatttatttttttccttttaattgtagaaatacacataaaaatacaaaaaattatatgGGTACTATCTTAGGAAGTGGCGgcaccaaaaatttaattttttttcatcctATCATTTTTTAACTCATAAAACAATAATTGAACTGCTTTTTAGGTTGTGCCGTCTAAAGAAGTGGAGACACCTATTATTACTCTAGAAATTaagttatttttctaaataatctAATACagagttatttttatatttttaaaatttttttagggttaTTTGTCTAAAAAAACCCAATATTTTATTGAAATgggaattttattatttatgagttttgctaaaaataataaaacaaaaaagaagggGAAGACGTAGAGTGAGACCCACAGTGTGGAAAGGGAAAATAGACATTGACATGCGACCAAAAGTGTGACTTGGGAAGTCATCATTTAGTTTTATGGCGGGCAGGCACGTACAAATTATGGctggtttttaaattttaaggcaGGGGTCTGTATTAGGATTACCACAAAAAATTACACCTTCTTTCCTTTTCTTGTATATAATTGTCTTCTTATGGTTGGTTTTAGATAGGTCCCAAAAAATTTCCCTAGGCTATGTGGAAATATATCAGCCCAATTATATATGGCTGTCATTCGGTCCATCGCTGAATCTATCACCTTCTCTA
The sequence above is drawn from the Gossypium hirsutum isolate 1008001.06 chromosome A05, Gossypium_hirsutum_v2.1, whole genome shotgun sequence genome and encodes:
- the LOC107959080 gene encoding DNA repair protein RAD51 homolog 4 isoform X1, yielding MARLANLETEYPVLDSTVRNFCASHGIFSVEDFLIHDLYMLAAFAEQNNSSERLKEGIAQVLSIIDDMHQPWLNGMELLEDAKRNKHVFPTGIQGIDLLLGGGIRVGQLTELVGPSSSGKTQVCLRTASNVARNHLVLYLDTGNSFSPQRIAYFLGKTINPSSAQAKNQFLQKVMSNISCHSVFDIFAMFDVLHQLESYLRCQDGRGGCQMRLLIVDSISSLISPVLGSSSTQGRALMTSAGYLLKKLAHQHNLAVLIINHTVGGEGGYSKPALGDSWKCIPHSRLFLSCDRGSNNYNVSILRHPSMASGKAARFVI
- the LOC107959080 gene encoding DNA repair protein RAD51 homolog 4 isoform X3; translated protein: MARLANLETEYPVLDSTVRNFCASHGIFSVEDFLIHDLYMLAAFAEQNNSSERLKEGIAQVLSIIDDMHQPWLNGMELLEDAKRNKHVFPTGIQGIDLLLGGGIRVGQLTELVGPSSSGKTQVCLRTASNVARNHLVLYLDTGNSFSPQRIAYFLGKTINPSSAQAKNQFLQKVMSNISCHSVFDIFAMFDVLHQLESYLRCQDGRGGCQMRLLIVDSISSLISPVLGSSSTQGLNISYTA
- the LOC107959080 gene encoding DNA repair protein RAD51 homolog 4 isoform X2, which translates into the protein MARLANLETEYPVLDSTVRNFCASHGIFSAAFAEQNNSSERLKEGIAQVLSIIDDMHQPWLNGMELLEDAKRNKHVFPTGIQGIDLLLGGGIRVGQLTELVGPSSSGKTQVCLRTASNVARNHLVLYLDTGNSFSPQRIAYFLGKTINPSSAQAKNQFLQKVMSNISCHSVFDIFAMFDVLHQLESYLRCQDGRGGCQMRLLIVDSISSLISPVLGSSSTQGRALMTSAGYLLKKLAHQHNLAVLIINHTVGGEGGYSKPALGDSWKCIPHSRLFLSCDRGSNNYNVSILRHPSMASGKAARFVI